The following is a genomic window from Ancylothrix sp. D3o.
GCCGGTGCCGTAAGCAAAGGTAATATCTCGTACCAGTTTACAATCCATGAAAAATTTACCCATGTTTATTTTGCCATTGCCGGCGAAATAATGCCATTCTACGCTGTTCCACCCATCTCTACAGTAGCCGTTGGCAACTTCAAACATTTTGGCAAGATGGACATCATACATCCTTAATCTGCCGCCATAGGCGCGACGGGTTGTATCTTGCTCTGGAACGATTATAATTGCTCTGGCTGCACCGGCTTTTTGTGGGTTTACAAAGCGAATAGATGTGATCGGGACTTCAGTACCGGCATTGCTTTGTGCGGGAAAAATGCCGGCTACCAGGAGGGTACCGGCTGCAATACTCAAGATTTTTTTCAGCATAGGTTTTTTGGAATTTTTGATTCTTTTTCCTACAGGAGGATGGCCGGTTTTTCCTCAAATCAATTATGGAGTTTTGTTAAGATTTTGGCTGTTGAGTTTGATTATTTAATTTGAGGGCTTTTTAGGTTAATATTTTGTTGGGTAATTTTGGTTTGGAGTCCGATAGATAGGGTTCTATGATCGCTGAAAAACAAGTTTGGTTTAAGTTGGCTTTGCAGGTGCAAGGCTCGGTAGTTGTTGCGATTATTCCTCGCGTTTTATTCTGTACGGGTTTTGGGGTGTTGATTTCGGTTTTATACGCTCTAAAGTTGCCGGTGTCTTGGCCGAGTATTTTGATTCCTGTTTTATCTTTAGTTTTGGGTTTATTGCTAGTTTTTCGCACAAATACGGCTTATGATCGCTTCTGGGAAGGGCGAAAATGTTGGGGAGTTTTAATTATTAATGTCCGCAATTTAGCTCGTCAAATTTGGTGTTTTGTGGATGAGCGTAAACCGGAACATCGAGAGGAAAAACAAGCGGCTTTGCGTCTTTTGGCGGCGTTTGCTGTGGCGATGAAATTACATCTGCGAGGAGAGCCAATCAACAGCGAAGTTGAGGAGTTAATTTCGCATTCGCGCTATATTAAATTGCAAGGAATGGCTAACCCGCCGCTGGAAATTGCTTTTTGGATTGCCGATTTTTTTAAACAGCAACAGCAAAAAAATTGCCTTGATAGTTATCAAAGTATGGCGATGAATCAGCACTTAAATAGTATGGTTGAAGCCTTGAGCGGCTGTGAGCGGATTTTACGAACTCCTATCCCTTTAGCCTATGCAATTCACCTTAAACAATTACTCTTAATTTATTGTTTGGGGTTGCCGTTTCAAATGGTGAAAGATTTAACTTGGTGGACGGCGCCGGTGGTGGCTGTTTTGAGTTTTGCCTTATTTGGAATTGAAGAGATAGGCATCGAAATTGAAAACCCTTTTGGCTACGACAAAAATGATTTGCCCCTTGATGGAATTTGCGCCACCATCCGCCAGAATATTGAAGATTTAATGACGCTTTCTCCCACTAAGCTAGAGGCGACACGACGAGATTTAGAGGTGCCGTTGATTCCTACTTTGGAATAACCAAACAGTGCAAACAATGTATGCAAAAAACCCGGTTTCTTTTAAAAAAGCCGGGTTTTAAAAACGCCATGCGAAAGGCTATAAAAACTAGATAATACGGAAGATAAACGGGTAACGGTAGGGTTTGTCAGGATTACCAAAGATTTGCAATAAAGCCAACACCGGCAATACCCAATGGAACAGAAAGAAAGGAATCATTAAAAGCCCCGCCAAAGGAATACCAATGATCGAAAACCATAGACCCCCAATAATAAGTTCATAGAGCCAGATATTTAGGTGAAAATTTAAAGACTCTTTGGCATTATCTTTAACTACCGTATCGTCTGATACCAGCATAATTGCCAGGGGAACACCGATAAATACCCACAAAGCACCAAAAAAGATGGAACCGTGCGATAAAGCAGATAAAAGTTTACGTTTGTCTGAATCGTACATACTAAAAGCGCCCTCAGTGGCTTAGAATTTTCTTTAATTGTATTTTAGCGTCGCCTAAGAGCGCTGGTGAAAGGTGAGATCCGGGGGGAATATCCCTACCTTTGGGCCATTTACTTGTGTTAATCTTGATTTCGAGAACAGAAAATAACGTGAAAAACTCATAAAAAAATCTAAGCGTTAAAATTTTTGTTAAGATTTAATATTTGAGCCTCCCTTAATAGAGTGTATGTCAACCGAACTGCAAACAGAAATTCAAAGCGCTGTCGAGCGATGCCGTAATTTTGCGATTATTTCTCACCCGGACGCCGGAAAAACAACCTTAACAGAAAAACTGTTACTTTATGGG
Proteins encoded in this region:
- a CDS encoding bestrophin family protein, coding for MIAEKQVWFKLALQVQGSVVVAIIPRVLFCTGFGVLISVLYALKLPVSWPSILIPVLSLVLGLLLVFRTNTAYDRFWEGRKCWGVLIINVRNLARQIWCFVDERKPEHREEKQAALRLLAAFAVAMKLHLRGEPINSEVEELISHSRYIKLQGMANPPLEIAFWIADFFKQQQQKNCLDSYQSMAMNQHLNSMVEALSGCERILRTPIPLAYAIHLKQLLLIYCLGLPFQMVKDLTWWTAPVVAVLSFALFGIEEIGIEIENPFGYDKNDLPLDGICATIRQNIEDLMTLSPTKLEATRRDLEVPLIPTLE
- a CDS encoding DUF4870 domain-containing protein, with translation MYDSDKRKLLSALSHGSIFFGALWVFIGVPLAIMLVSDDTVVKDNAKESLNFHLNIWLYELIIGGLWFSIIGIPLAGLLMIPFFLFHWVLPVLALLQIFGNPDKPYRYPFIFRII